The Streptomyces sp. NBC_00597 DNA segment GTACGGTCGGCGCCGGCCAGGTCATCAAGATCACGAAGTAATTCGTGCTCTGACCTGGTAGCTCGCGCGAGCGGGCACCACGTTTGACAGGAGGGCCCCTTCCCTTCCGCTCCGGCGGCGGGGGAGGGGCCCTTCGTCGTACGGGACGTACACGAGGTACGCGTCGTACGCCATGCGGAAGAGGGCCGCACCCCCGATCGCGGGGTGCGGCCCTCTTCGTATGCCCGTGGGTCGGCGTCAGTCGGTCACGCGCAGCGACTCGGTGAACTCCTTGCAGACGGCGTAGTCCGGCAGGAGGCCCGAGGAGATCGCATCGGCCAGCGACGGCGCGGCCTCGTCGCGGGCGGACAGCAGCGGGACGTCGGCCGGCCATTCGATGCCCAGGTCCGGGTCGAGCGGGTGAACCGAGTGCTCGCCGGTCGGGTTGTACGTCTCCGAGCAGAGGTACGAAAGCGTGGCGTCGTCGCTCAGCGCGCAGAACCCGTGGCCCAGGCCCTCCGGGATGTAGACCGCACGGCGGTCCACGTCGTCCAGCCGGACGCCCTCCCAGCGGCCGAAGGTCGGGGAGCCGACGCGCAGGTCCACGATGACGTCGAGCACGGCGCCGCGCACGCAGCTCACGTACTTGGCCTGGCCGCGCGGAACGTCGGCGAAGTGGATGCCGCGGACCACGCCGCGCGAGGACACCGAGAGGTTCGCCTGGGCCAGGTTCAGCGGGTGGCCGACGACCTCGGAGAGCTTGTCGAAGCGGTACCACTCGGTGAACAGGCCGCGCGGGTCGCCGTGCAGCTGCGGGGTGATCTCGTAGGCGCCCTCGATGGAGAGCTGACGGAACTTCACCGGGAGGACTCCTCGTCGAGAAGGCTGATCAGGTAATCCCCGTAACCGCTCTTGAGCAGCGGCTGGGCCAGTTCGCGCAGCTGCGCGGAGTCGATCAGGCCGGCCCGCCAGGCCGCCTCCTCGATGCAGCCGATCTTGAAGCCCTGGCGCTCTTCGATCACGCGGACGAACTCCGAGGCCTGGACCATGGAGACGAACGTCCCGGTGTCGAGCCAGGCGGTGCCGCGGTCGAGGATGGTGACATTCAACTCACCGGCCTGCAGGTACGCGTCGTTGACCGCGGTGATCTCCAGTTCGCCGCGCGCGCTGGGCTCCAGGTTGCGGGCGATCTCGACGACGCGGTTGTCGTAGAAGTACAGACCGGGCACCGCGTAGCGGGACTTGGGCTGGACCGGCTTCTCCTCGATGGAGATGGCCTGGCCGTTCTCGTCGAACTCGACCACGCCGTACGCCGTCGGGTCGGCCACCGGGTACGCGAAGACCCGGCCGCCCTTGGAGTCGGTGTGCGCGGCCAGGCGCGTGCCGAGGCCGCTGCCGTGGAAGATGTTGTCGCCGAGGATCAGGGCGACGGACTCGTCACCGATGAAGTCGGCGCCGAGCACGAACGCCTGGGCGATGCCCTCGGGGCGCTCCTGGACCGCGTACTCCAGCCGGATGCCGAACTGGGAGCCGTCGCCGAGCAGTCGCTCGAACTGCGCACGGTCCTCCGGCGTGGTGATGACGAGAATCTCGCTGATTCCGGCCATGACCAGGGTGGAGAGCGGATAGTAGATCATCGGCTTGTCGAAGACGGGGAGCAGCTGCTTCGAGACTGCCCGGGTCAGCGGCCAGAGTCGGGATCCGGTGCCACCGGCCAAGAGAATTCCACGCATGGGCACAACCCTATGCGAGAGCCCGTGGGGCGCCTCGGTCCGGGCCGGGTGGGTGGTGTACGAGCGGCTAGACTCTCCATATTATGCGCATCCTCGTGACCGGCGGCGCCGGCTTCATCGGTTCAGAATTCGTTCGCCAGCAGCTCGGTGCAGACGCATCGGCCCAGATCACGGTCTTCGACAAGCTGACCTACTCCGGTGTCGAAGCCAACCTCGCCCCGGTCGCGGACCACCCCGGTTACAAGTTCGTCAAGGGCGACATCTGTGACGCCGAGGCCGTCGACCAGGTGATGCCCGGGCACGACGTGGTGGTGCACTTCGCCGCCGAGTCCCACGTGGACCGCTCGATCGCCGGTGCCGGCCCGTTCGTGATGACCAACGTCGTCGGTACGCAGGTGCTGCTCGACGCCGCCCGCAAGCACGGCGTCGGCCGCTTCGTCCACATCTCCACCGACGAGGTGTACGGCTCGATCAGCGAGGGCTCCTGGACCGAGGAGTGGCCGCTGGTCCCGAACTCCCCGTACTCCGCCTCGAAGGCCTCCTCCGACCTGCTGGCCCTGGCCTACGCCCGCACGCACGGCATGGACGTCGTCGTCACGCGCTGCTCCAACAACTACGGGCACTACCAGTTCCCGGAGAAGGTCATCCCGCTGTTCGTCTCGAACCTGATGGACGGCAAGAAGGTCCCGCTGTACGGCAACGGCGGCAACGTCCGCGACTGGCTGCACGTCTCCGACCACTGCCGCGGCATCGACCTGGCGATGCGCAAGGGGCGTGCCGGCGAGGTCTACAACATCGGCGGCGGCACCGAGCTCACCAACAAGGAGCTCACCGGCGTCCTGCTCGAAGCGGCGGGCCTCGGCTGGGACATGGTCGAACAGGTCGAGGATCGCAAGGGCCACGACCTGCGCTACTCCATCGACATCAGCAAGATCGGCGCCGAGCTCGGCTACGCCCCGCAGGTCACGTTCGAGGACGGCATCGCCGCCACGGTCGCGTGGTACCGCGAGAACCGCGCCTGGTGGGAGCCGCTGAAGACGAAGGCGGCCCTGCAGAAGTGAGGACCAACCCGCTGGCCGGGCGCTGGCTCGTCACCGGCGCCGCCGGGATGCTCGGCCAGGACGTCCTGAAGGTCCTGAAGGCCGCCAAGATCGAGGCCGTGGGCCTGCGCCGCGCAGACCTCGACATCACCGACCCGGCCGCGGTCCGCGCGGCGGTCGAGGGCGTCACCGTGGTCGTGAACTGCGCCGCCTGGACCGACGTGGACGGCGCCGAGACCGCCGAGGACGCCGCGACCGCGGTCAACGGCACCGGCGTGCGCGTCCTCGCCGAGGCCTGCGCCGCTGCCCACGTGCGCCTGCTGCACGTCTCCACCGACTACGTGCTCCCCGGCGACGCCACGGAGCCGTACCGCGAGGACGCCGAGACCGGCCCGCTCAACGCGTACGGGCGCTCCAAGCTGCTCGGCGAGCAGGCCGTCGCCGAACTGCTGCCGCAGGACGGCTACATCGTCCGGACCGCCTGGCTGTACGGCGAGCACGGTCCGAACTTCGTCGCCACCATGCTCAAGCTGGCCGCCCAGCGCGACACCCTCGACGTCGTCGACGACCAGCACGGCCAGCCCACCTGGTCCTACGCGCTGGCCCGCCGGCTGGTCGACCTCGGCCTGGCCGCGCTGAAGGGCTGGGCCATGGGCGGGATCTACCACGGCACCGCGAGCGGCCGGACCACCTGGATGGGGCTGGCCCGCGAAACGTACCGGCTGAGCGGGCTCGACCCCGAGCGGATCCGGCCGACCACCTCCGCCGCGTTCGTCCGTCCCGCCGCCCGCCCCGCGTTCAGCGTGCTCGGGCACGACGCCTGGGAGGACCAGGCGGGCCTGCCCCCGCTCGCCGACTGGCGCGAGCAGCTCGCCGAGGCCCTGGCCACCCCCGCCTTCACCGCGCTGGCCGCCGCGGCCAGGAACGGCAGTACGGGATGAAGTCCCTGCTGAGCAGGCTCACCGCGGCGCTGCCGCCGGGCACCGTCGCGGTGGCCGGCGGCACCGTCGTGCTGGGTGCGGCCTCGTACGTCCACCTGGGCGTGGCCGGCCACAGCCTGTCCACGGACGCCATGGCCAACGTCTCGGTCCTGTGGACGATCGTCATGGCGCTCGGCCTCGGCATCTTCTTCCCCATCGAGCAGGAGCTCACCCGCATCGTCGCCGCCCGCGTGGTGCTCGGCCAGGGCGCGGCCCCCGTACTGCGCCGGGCCACCCTGCTGACCGCGGGCATCCTCGGCG contains these protein-coding regions:
- the rfbA gene encoding glucose-1-phosphate thymidylyltransferase RfbA, which encodes MRGILLAGGTGSRLWPLTRAVSKQLLPVFDKPMIYYPLSTLVMAGISEILVITTPEDRAQFERLLGDGSQFGIRLEYAVQERPEGIAQAFVLGADFIGDESVALILGDNIFHGSGLGTRLAAHTDSKGGRVFAYPVADPTAYGVVEFDENGQAISIEEKPVQPKSRYAVPGLYFYDNRVVEIARNLEPSARGELEITAVNDAYLQAGELNVTILDRGTAWLDTGTFVSMVQASEFVRVIEERQGFKIGCIEEAAWRAGLIDSAQLRELAQPLLKSGYGDYLISLLDEESSR
- the rfbC gene encoding dTDP-4-dehydrorhamnose 3,5-epimerase produces the protein MKFRQLSIEGAYEITPQLHGDPRGLFTEWYRFDKLSEVVGHPLNLAQANLSVSSRGVVRGIHFADVPRGQAKYVSCVRGAVLDVIVDLRVGSPTFGRWEGVRLDDVDRRAVYIPEGLGHGFCALSDDATLSYLCSETYNPTGEHSVHPLDPDLGIEWPADVPLLSARDEAAPSLADAISSGLLPDYAVCKEFTESLRVTD
- the rfbB gene encoding dTDP-glucose 4,6-dehydratase, translated to MRILVTGGAGFIGSEFVRQQLGADASAQITVFDKLTYSGVEANLAPVADHPGYKFVKGDICDAEAVDQVMPGHDVVVHFAAESHVDRSIAGAGPFVMTNVVGTQVLLDAARKHGVGRFVHISTDEVYGSISEGSWTEEWPLVPNSPYSASKASSDLLALAYARTHGMDVVVTRCSNNYGHYQFPEKVIPLFVSNLMDGKKVPLYGNGGNVRDWLHVSDHCRGIDLAMRKGRAGEVYNIGGGTELTNKELTGVLLEAAGLGWDMVEQVEDRKGHDLRYSIDISKIGAELGYAPQVTFEDGIAATVAWYRENRAWWEPLKTKAALQK
- the rfbD gene encoding dTDP-4-dehydrorhamnose reductase; its protein translation is MAGRWLVTGAAGMLGQDVLKVLKAAKIEAVGLRRADLDITDPAAVRAAVEGVTVVVNCAAWTDVDGAETAEDAATAVNGTGVRVLAEACAAAHVRLLHVSTDYVLPGDATEPYREDAETGPLNAYGRSKLLGEQAVAELLPQDGYIVRTAWLYGEHGPNFVATMLKLAAQRDTLDVVDDQHGQPTWSYALARRLVDLGLAALKGWAMGGIYHGTASGRTTWMGLARETYRLSGLDPERIRPTTSAAFVRPAARPAFSVLGHDAWEDQAGLPPLADWREQLAEALATPAFTALAAAARNGSTG